The segment GCAGACGCGGCGAAGGCCGCGGACTCCTCGTGGCGCATGTGCACCCAGCGAATCGAGCCGTCTTTGCGCAGCGCATCCGTGAAGCCATTGAGCGAGTCTCCGGGGATGCCGTAGACGCGCTCGACCTCGTTCGCGCGCAACGCGGCGACGATGTTCTCTGCGACGGTGACCATTTCAGCCCTCCTCGACGAGTCCGGACCTTCGACGCTACTCCGGGTGGCGCTCAGGCGGTGCGGATGAGCTTCTTGTTCACGAACTCGTCGGCGGCGAGCAGACCGAGCTCCCGCGAGGTGCCGCTGCGCTTGACCCCGCCGAAGGGCAGCTCGGGGCTGTCGGCGAGCACGCAGTTGACGTAGACCATGCCCGCCTCGATCCGATCCGCCACGCGCTCGGCCTGGGCGGGATCCGTGGTGAACACGTACGAGCCGAGTCCGAAGGAGGTGTCGTTCGCGATCCTCACCGCGTCGTCCTCATCGATCGCGCGGTAGAGCACGGCCGCGGGACCGAACAGCTCCTCGCGGTAGACGTCCATGTCGGCCGTGACGTCGGCGAGCACGGTCGGCGCGAAGAACGCCCCCTCGCGCGTGCCGCCGGTCAGCAGCGTCGCGCCCTGGGCCACGGCACCGTCGATCTGCTGCTGCAGCCGCTCGGCGGCGGCGAGCGACGACAGCGGGCCGAGCACCGTCTCCTCCTGCGTCGGGTCCTCGGCCTTCACCGCGGCGAGCGCGGCGGTGAACTTCTCGGCGAACGCGTCGTACAGATCGCCCGTGACGATAAAGCGCTTGGCGCCGTTGCAGGACTGGCCGTTGTTGTCCAGACGCGCGTCGACCGCCGACTGCACGACGGCGTCGAGGTCATCGGTCGACAGCAGCAGGAACGGATCGGATCCGCCGAGCTCCAGCGCCACCTTCTTCAGGTGCCGCCCCGCGAGCTCCGCGACGGCGGCACCCGCCCGCTCGGAACCCGTCACCGACACCCCGCGCACCCGCGGATCGGCGATCACGGTCGCGGCCTGGTCGTTGCTCGCGTAGACGTTGACGTACGCGCCGTCCGGCAGACCCGCGTCGCGGTAGATCGCCTCGAGCGCGGCCGAGGACTCGGGGCACTGCGGCGCGTGCTTGAGGATGATCGTGTTGCCGAGAGCGAGGTTGGGAGCGGCGAAGCGCGCGACCTGATAGGCGGGGAAGTTCCAGGGCATGATCCCGAGCAGCGCGCCCAGCGGTGCGCGCCGGATCACGGCAGACCCCTCCCCCAGGATCTCCAGCGGCTGATCGGCGGTGATCCTCTCCGCGTTGTCGGCGTAGAACTCGATGATGTCGGCGGCGAAGTCGACCTCGCCCTCGGCGGCGGCGATGGGTTTTCCCATCTCCGTCACGATGATCCCGGCCAGCTCGTCGCGGCGCTCCCTGTGCAGCTCGGCGATGCGGCGCACGACGGCGGCGCGGTCGGCGACGGGGGTGGATGCCCACACGGCGGCGCCCGCATGGGCCCTGGCCACGGCATCCTCGAGCTGCGCATCGCTGAAGGTCTCGTAGGTCTTCAGCGTCTCGCCGGTGGCGGGGTTGGTCACGGCGTAGGCGGTCATCGTCGTCCTCCTTGTAGGTGGGTGCGCTTATGGGTGGGTGCGCGGTCAGTTCGGGATCAGCGTGTACTTGGTCGAGAGGAACTCGTGGATGCCCTCGGCGCCGCCCTCACGGCCGATGCCGGACTGCTTGACGCCTCCGAAGGGGGCGGCGGCGTTGGAGACGACGCCCACGTTCAGGCCCATCATGCCCGTCTCCAGCGCATCGATCATCCGGTGCCCGCGGGCGAGATCTTCGGTGAAGACGTACGAGACCAGGCCGTACTCGGTGTCGTTCGCCAGGCGCACCGCCTCCTGCTCCTCCGAGAAAGTCGCGATCGCCAGCACGGGCCCGAAGATCTCTTCGCGGAGGATGTCGCTGCCCGCGGCGACGTCGACGACGACAGTCGGCTCGTAGAAGGTGCCCACGCCCGCCACGGCCGATCCTCCCGTGACCACCCGGGCGCCGCGCTGCACGGCGTCGCCGACGAGCGCATCGGCCTTGGCCACGGCATCCGCGTCGATGAGCGGGCCGATCGTGACGCCCTCTTCCGTGCCGCGGCCGACGGTCATCTCGTTCACGCGCGCGGTGACGCGATCGGCGAACTCCGACGCGACCGACTCGTGCACGATGAAGCGGTTGGCGGCCGTGCAGGCCTGGCCGATGTTGCGGAACTTCGCGATCATCGCCCCCTCCACCGCCTTGTCGAGATCGGCGTCGTCGAACACGACGAACGGGGCGTTGCCGCCCAGCTCCATCGACACGCGCAGCACGCCCTCGGCGGCCTGGGCGATGAGCCTGCGGCCCACCTCCGTCGATCCGGTGAACGAGAGCTTGCGCAGCCGCGGGTCGGCGATGATCGGGCCGGACAGCGCCGACGAGCTCGAGGTCTGCACGACGTTGACGACGCCCTTGGGCAGCCCCGCCTCCTCGAGCAGCTTCGTGAAGAAGATCGTGGTGAGCGGGGTGAGCGCCGGCGGCTTGATCACCACGGTGCATCCCGCGGCGAGCGCGGGAGCGATCTTGCGGGTGGCCATCGCGAACGGGAAGTTCCACGGCGTGATGAAGAAGCACGGGCCCACGGGCCGCTGCGAGACGATCATGCGCCCGGTGCCCTCGGGGTTGGCGCCGTAGCGACCCGAGATGCGCACGGCCTCCTCGCTGAACCAGCGCAGGAACTCGCCCCCGTAGACGACCTCGCCGCGCGCCTCGGCGAGCGGCTTGCCCATCTCCAGCGTCATCAGCAGTGCGAGATCCTCCTTGTGCGCCTGCACGAGGTCGAACGCGCGGCGCAGGATGTCACTGCGCGTGCGCGCCGGGGCGGCCGCCCACTCGTCCTGCGCGGCGACGGCGGCGTCAAGGGCATTGATGCCGTCGGCGGCGCTCGCATCCGCGATGGTGCGGATGACGGCGTTGGTCGAGGGGTCGTGCACGTCGAAGGTACGACCCCCGTCTGCTTCGACCCATTCCCCGCCGATGAACAGGCCGGTGGGGATGCGGTCGAGCAGGGTCTGCTCGTCGGTGGCGGTGATGCTCATGGTTCTCCTCGGATGGTGGGGGTCAGTGCGCGGCCAGGGCGTCGGCGATGACGTCGAGCCCTTCGTTCAACAGGTCGTCGCCTATGGACAGCGGCGGCAGGAAGCGGATCACGTTGCCGAACGTTCCGCAGGTCAGCACGATCACGCCCTCGGCGATCGCCGCCTTGGCGATGGCGGCGGTGAGCGCGGCATCCGGCGCCCCCGTGGCGGGATCGACGAACTCGGCGGCCACCATCGCCCCCTTGCCGCGCACGTCGCCGAGGCGCGGGTCAGCGGCCCGCAGAGCGGCCAGGCGCGACGTGAGGATCTCGCCGATCGCGGCGGCCCGTTCGATCAGACCATCGTGCTCGAACACGGCGAGCGCGGCGAGCGCCGCCGCGCACGCGATCGGGTTGCCGCCGTACGTGCCGCCGAGGCCGCCGGGGTGGGCGGAGTCCATGATCTCGGCGCGTCCGGTGACGGCCGCGAGCGGCAGGCCGCCGGCGATGCCCTTGGCGGTGGTGATGAGGTCGGGCTCGATGCCAAAATGCTCGGAGGCGAACATCGCGCCGGTGCGCGCGAAGCCGGTCTGCACCTCGTCGGCGATGAAGACGACGCCGTGCGCGCGGCACCAGTCGGCGAGCACGGGCAGGAACCCGTCGGCGGGGACGATGAAGCCGCCCTCGCCCTGGATCGGCTCGATGATCATGGCCGCGAGGTTATCGGCGCCGACCTGCTTCTCGATCTGAGTGAGAGCGCGGGCGGCCGCATCGGCACCGCTGAGCCCGTCCCGGAAGGGGTACGACATCGGGGCGCGGTACACCTCGGGGGCGAAGGGGCCGAAGCCGCTCTTGTACGGCATCGACTTGGCGGTGAGCGCCATCGTGAGGTTGGTGCGGCCGTGGTAGCCGTGCTCGAAGGCGACGACAGCCTGACGGCCCGTGTGCTTGCGGGCGATCTTGACGGCGTTCTCCACCGCCTCCGCTCCCGAGTTGAACAGGGCGGTCTTCTTCGCGAAGTCGCCGGGGGTGAGCCGGTTGAGCGCCTCGGCGACGGCGACGTACTCCTCGTACGGCGAGATCATGAAGCAGGTGTGGGTGATGCGCTCGGCCTGGGCGGCGACGGCCGCGGCGACCTTGGGATGCGCGTTGCCCACGGTGGTCACGGCGATGCCGGAGCCGAGGTCGATGAGCGAGTTGCCGTCGGCGTCGACGACCACCCCTCCTCCGGCGGCGACCGCGGCGATCGGCACGGTGTGCGCGACGCCGGCGGCGACGGCATCCGCCTTGCGGGCGAGGATCTCCCGCGATCGCGGACCGGGCAGGGCGGTGACGAGGCGGCGCTCCTGGACGAGCGCGGGGCCGCCGATGGCGGTGGTCTCGATGGTGGTCATGGTGCGAGCGTATTCCTGCGCAACCGCGACGTCATTCGCCCACCCGTATAATCTGGATGCAGTTCTCGCCGCCTCGTACATCCCGGAGCATCATGACCGAACCCACCCTGCGCGGGCTGCTCGCCACCTCCGACCTCGGCCTGCGGCTCGTCTCGGATGATGCGGACGACCTGGATCGACCGCTGCGCTGGGTGCACTCCACCGACCTGGCCGACCCCACGCCCTTCCTCGCCGACGACCTCGTCCTGCTGACGACGGGCAGCCAGTTCGACGGCGCGCTCTCGGCCACCGAGTACGTCGGCCGTCTGGCCGCACGCGGAGTCGTGGCGCTCGGATTCGGCAGCGGCGTGCACCGCACCGACATCCCCGCCGACCTCATCGACGCCTGTGCGACGGCGGGCCTGACCCTGTTCGAGGTGCCCTACCGCACCCCATTCATCGCCGTCGCCCGCGCGCACGCCGAGGCGATCGCGGCGCAGGCGTATGCGCGGCGCAGCTGGGCACTGGAGACGCAGCGCGCTCTCGCCGTCGCGGCCCTGCGGCGCCACGGGCTCTCCTCGATCGTGCGCGAGCTCGGGCATCGGCTGGACGCCTGGGTGGCGATGTTCGACGCCTCGGGCGAACCGGTGCTCGAGCATCCGCCCGCGGGGCTGCCCGACTCGGTGCGTGCGGCGCTCGCCCAGCACGTCGGCGAGGTGCTCGCTCGCGGCACAGAGACCGGACGCGCGGTCGACCTCGACGGCACCGCCGTTCAGCTGTTCACACTCGGTCGGTCGCGCGGTCTGCGCGGAGTGATCGCGATCGCCGCCCCGCCGCTGGACGCCGAGGCGCGAGCCGTCGTCACCTCCGTCATCGCGATGGCGGGTCTCGCCCTGGAGCAGACGGACCGGATCGCCGCCGACCGCCGGCTCCTGCACACCCAGGTGCTCGCCTCCCTCCGTACCGACGACCCCGCACTGGCCGAAGCAGTGCTGGGCGTTCTGCCCGCCCCGCCGATCCTCGTCGGGGTCGCGCTCGATGCCCGCATCGAGGCGCTGGAGGAATGGTGGGAGCGTCGTCGCACCGAACGCGGATCGCGCGCCCTCCTCGCCGAGACGGATGAGGGCATCGCGATCTGCGCGCCCGACGCGGATGCAGGGCTGTTCGACGAGGCCGCCGCGCACTTCGGCATCCGCATCGGCGTCTCCGATCCCGCCGACTACAGCGGATTCTCCGAAGCGTTCGCGCAGGCGCTCGGCGCGCTGCGCCACGATGACAGCGGCGACTCCGGAGCGCTGCACTTCTCCGACGTCGCCGGCGCGGGCATCCGCTCGGCGCTCGGCACGGAGGATGCGCGTCTCATCGCCGCCGCACGGCTCGCGCCGCTGGACGCGGATCCCGGAGACCTCGTGCGCACCCTGCGCGTGTGGCTCGAGCACGATGCCCGGTTCGAATCCGCCGCGACCGCGCTCGGCATCCACCGCCACACGCTGCGCACGCGCATCGGGCAGGCCTCGCGCCTGCTGCGGATGGATCTGTCGTCCTTCCCGGCCCGCGCCGAGCTGTGGGCGATGCTGACCGCCGCCGGCTGAGCTCAGCCCTGCGCGGGCGCGTGCGCCTCGAGGAACTCGTACACATCGGTCGAGTCCACCCCTGGGAACGACCCGGTGGGCAGGGTGGCCAGAAGGGTGCGCGGCGTGCGCACATTCGGCCACGAGTTCTGCCGCCAGCGCTCCTCCAGGTCGGCGGGCGCGCGGCGACAGCACGCCTCCACCGAGTGCGTCGAGACGCCGCGGTTCGGGGTGTCGCGCCCGACGAACCACCTCGTGTCGTCGAAGCGCACGCCCACACTCACCGAGTGCAGCCCCTCGCTGGAGGGCTCCACGCGCGCCGTGCACCAGTAGGTGCCGTTGCCGGTGTCGGTGTACTGGAAGTACGGGTTGAAGCGGTCCTCGATGTCGAACACCGCCCGACTCGTCCAGCGCCGGCAGCACATCTGCCCCTCGATCGCGCCGAGGCGGTCGGTGGGGAAGTTGACGTCGTCGTTCTCGTACGCCTTGGTGATCGTGCCCGACTCGTGCACCTTCAAGAAGTGCACGGGGATGTCCAGGTGCCGGGTGGCGAGATTCGTGAAGCGATGCGCGGCCGTCTCGTACGAGACCGAGTAGGCGTCGCGGAGGTCCTCGATCGAGATCGCTCTGCGCCCCTTCGCCTCCTGCAGCACGGGCACGACGTGCTCCTCCGGCACGAGCAGGGCACCGGTGAGGTAGTTCGTCTCCACCCGCTGGCGCAGGAACTCGGCGTAGCTGCGGGGTTCGCCGTGGCCGAGGATGCGGCTGGAAAGCGCCTGGAGCACGGCCGTGCGCGCATCGCCCTTGTTCGGCACCGACTGGGGCAGGTAGAGCCGGCCGTTGACGAGGTCGGCGACGCTGCGCGTCGTCTGCGGCAGATCGGAGGCGTAGTGCAGGGTGAAGCCCAGGTAGGCGGCGATCTCGGACGCCGTGCGCTGGGTGAGGGGGCCGCCGGAGTGCTCGACGGCGGCGAGGATCTCGGCGGCCTTGGCCTCGAGGTCGGCGAAGTAGTTGTCCTGGCGGCGCATGAGATGGCGCAGCTCGACGTTGGCCCGCCGGGCCTCCTCCGGGGTCGCCGCCCGCTCGTCGCGCAGGCGCTCGATCTCGCCGTGCAGGGCGAGCATCGCCTCCAGCGCTTCCGAGGGCAGCGACTTCGCGATGCGGAAGGGAGCAATGCCCAGCGCCCGGAAGGTCTGCCCCTTCATGGCCCGCTCCAGGGCGATCTCGATCGTGCTGCGCTTGTCGAGCGGCTCCTGCGCGAGCAGCGCGTCGATGCTCGTATCGAGCGCCTTGGCGAGCCCCTGCAGCAGGGTGAGCTTGGGTTCGCGCTTGCCCGTCTCGATCATCGAGAGCTGGCTGGGCGCGCGCCCCACCGCCGCGGCGAGCTCTTCGAGCGTCATCCCCCGGCCGGTGCGCAGTTGGCGGATGCGGCGGCCGATCGTGAGGGCGTCGGCCTCTTCCGTCGTCTCGATAGCACTCATGTCCCGCATTCTGTCACGAAAGAAGAATTACACGAAAACTTCACACGCGAATCCGTCATGCAATGCCGTGAACTTCACGCAGAGTGGATGCACCGCCGATCCCGCACCGCCGCTCCGCTCACGGAAGGACCACGATCATGACCACTCCCCCCGCACCCCCGCTCACGATCCCCGCCTCGCCCGCTGCGCAGGCACAGGGCATCCACGCACAGGGCCCGGCCCTGCGTATCGTCGGCCCGATCCACGACCGTTTCGACGAGATCCTCACCCCCGAGGCGCTCGCATTCCTCACCGAACTGCACCACCGTTTCGCGGGCCGCCGCCACGACCGCCTCGCCGCGCGCATGCGGCGCCGCTTCGAGATCGGCAACGGGCACGACCCGCGTTTCCGCGACGACACCGCGCACATCCGCGACGACGCCGACTGGCGCGTGGCCGGCGCCGGTCCCGGGCTCGAAGACCGCCGCGTGGAGATCACCGGACCGACCGACCCGAAGATGACGATCAACGCGCTCAACTCGGGCGCGAAGGTGTGGCTGGCCGACCAGGAGGACGCCACGAGCCCCACCTGGCAGAACGTCATCGGCGGGCAGCTGTCGCTGCGCGATGCGATCCGCGGCGAGCTCGCCTTCACGAGCGAGGAGGGCAAGGAGTACCGCGTCACCGCGGAGAGAACCCCGACCATCGTGATGCGCCCGCGCGGCTGGCATCTCATGGAGAAGCACCTCGAGTTCACCGACCGCACCGGGCGGGCGATGGCCGCATCCGGCTCGCTGGTGGACTTCGGCCTGTACTTCTTCCACAACGCGCAGGCGCTCATCGATGCCGGCCGCGGCCCGTATTTCTACCTCGCCAAGCTGGAGTCCAGCGAAGAGGCGAAGCTCTGGGATGACGTGTTCACGATGGCCGAGGACTACCTCGGGATCGCGCACGGCACGATCCGCGCGACCGTGCTCATCGAGACCCTGCCCGCCGCGTTCGAGATGGACGAGATCCTGTTCGAGCTGCGCGATCACTGCGCGGGACTGAACGCCGGCCGCTGGGACTACATCTTCTCGATGATCAAGAACTACCGCGGCCGCGGCGCACGGTTCGTGCTGCCCGACCGCAGCCAGGTGACCATGACCGTGCCGTTCATGCGGGCGTACACCGAGCTGCTCGTGCAGACCTGCCACAAGCGGGGCGCCTTCGCGATCGGCGGGATGAGCGCTTTCATCCCGAACCGCCGCGACCCCGAAGTGACCGCTCGGGCCTTCGAGAAGGTCGCCGCCGACAAGAAGCGCGAGGCCGCCGACGGCTTCGACGGCACGTGGGTCGCGCATCCCGACCTCATCCCCACCGCGCAGGCCGAGTTCGACGCCGTGCTGGGCGACCGCCCGAATCAGCTCGACCGGCAGCGCGATGACGTGCAGGTGCGCGCGACCGATCTCATCGATGTGCACATCGGTCTGCCGATCACGGCCGACGGCGTGCGCGACAACGTGTCGGTGGCGATCCGCTACATCGAAGCGTGGCTGCGGGGCCAGGGCGCCGTGGCGATCGACGGTCTGATGGAGGATGCCGCCACGGCCGAGATCAGCCGTTCGCAGGTGTGGCAGTGGATCCACCAGGATCGCACCACCGACGACGGAACGCCCATCACCACCGCCTATGTGGAAGGGCTCATCGCCGAGACGCTGCAGGGCGTCGAGCGCGGCGAGGAAGACCGCTTCGACGACGCCGCCGAGGTGTTCCGTGATGTGGCACTGCGCGAGGAGTTCCCGGCCTTCCTGACTCTCGGGGCATACTCGAAGCACCTCGTCGAGACCGACTGAATCGAGACGGTGTCCCCTCCGACCTTCCCGGTCGGAGGGGACGTCCGCGCGAAGGAGAACCATGACCGAGCCCACCGTCGAACCGACTGTCGAATCCACTGCCGACCTCTACGACCGCCTCGGCGACGCCCTGCAGTCACTGCCGCTGCAGTTGCGCGACTTCGGCGGAAAGGTCGCCTTCTCCGGCCCGATCCGCACCGTGCGCTGCCTCGAGGACAACAGCCTGATGCGCTCGATCCTCGAGACCCCGGGCGAGGGCGCCGTGCTCGTCGTCGACGGCGAGGGGTCGCTCAACACGGCGCTCATGGGCGACATGATCGCCGAGCTGGCCGTGCAGAACGGATGGGCCGGCGTCGTCATCCACGGCGCCGTGCGCGACAGCGCCGCCATCGGCATGCTGCCGCTGGGCGTGAAGGCGCTGGGCACCAACCCTAGAAAGAGCGGCAAGACCGGCGCGGGAGAGGCGGATGCCGTGCTCGAGTTCGGCGGCGTCACCTTCCGCCCTGGCGCGATCCTGCACGCGGATCAGGACGGCGTGCTCGTCGAAGGCTGACCCACCGGCCCGCATCGCCCAGCACGGGCGTACCCTGGCCGCATGGACGGCACGAGCGACACGACGGACCGCACCCTGCACGACGACCTCGTCGACGAGTTCCTGCACGCCGCACCCCGCGGACCGCGCCTGTGGGCGGTGGCGAGCGTGGATGAGGAGCGCGCCGCGTCCTTCGCCACCGACCTCTCCACGACGCTCGGCGCGCGCGGCATCGCCGCCGCCACGATCGCCGCCGGAGACGTATCCGCCGATGCCCTGCGCGCCGACGTGACCGGCCCTTTCCGCGCCAGGGGCGAGGACGCCGTGCTCCTCGTCACGGGCGGCCCCGGAGCTCTCGATGAGCAGCATCGTGTGCTCTGGCACTTCTCCGTGTGGCTGCTCGCCGGCGACGAGACCCCGCACACGGCCGCCTCCGCGCTCGTGGACGTGACCGATCCCTCGTATCCCACCCGCCGTTTCGGCGACTACTGCGCCGTGCCGCCCACCTGGCGCTCCTGACATCGTCGTATTTGTCTACTGCACACGACGCCGAGCCTCACCGAGTTCAAGGCCCGCCAGCGCCGCGTGGGTTCGCTCCGAGATCTGTTCGGCGAGGGCCTCCCCTTCGACGACGCCTGCGCCGATGCATACGACCTGATCCTTGAACGGACAGTCATGGCCGGAGCATCCGCACGGGCGCATGTGTTCGATCGCATGCTCGCCGCGACGGCGCATGTGCACAGACTCGCACTGGTGACGCGTGATGAGCGAGCCTTCGCCGGCATAGAGGACCTCGTCCAGATCGTGCGCCGGTGACACGCGGCGGCATGCGACGATGTGAGGCATGCCCGACACCGTCGTGCGGCGCCGCTGGCCGCGCATCATTCTGACCGTCCTGCTCGCGGTCGTCGTCCTCGCCGGAGTCCTCGTCGCCACCGTGTTCATCAACGGCGCCATCGTGATGAACAACGCCCTCGGCGCGCAGAAGGAGCACCTGGCGGCACTTCAGGAGCAGGTGGCGGATCAGCCCGACGGAGTCTTCGCCGATTGGCGGGAGACTCCGATCGCGGATGAGACGCCCTGGAGCGATGTGCAGAGCATCGCCACGCACAACAGCTACGCGATCGCCCCCGATCTCATCCAGAACGCGGT is part of the Microbacterium pseudoresistens genome and harbors:
- a CDS encoding NAD-dependent succinate-semialdehyde dehydrogenase; amino-acid sequence: MTAYAVTNPATGETLKTYETFSDAQLEDAVARAHAGAAVWASTPVADRAAVVRRIAELHRERRDELAGIIVTEMGKPIAAAEGEVDFAADIIEFYADNAERITADQPLEILGEGSAVIRRAPLGALLGIMPWNFPAYQVARFAAPNLALGNTIILKHAPQCPESSAALEAIYRDAGLPDGAYVNVYASNDQAATVIADPRVRGVSVTGSERAGAAVAELAGRHLKKVALELGGSDPFLLLSTDDLDAVVQSAVDARLDNNGQSCNGAKRFIVTGDLYDAFAEKFTAALAAVKAEDPTQEETVLGPLSSLAAAERLQQQIDGAVAQGATLLTGGTREGAFFAPTVLADVTADMDVYREELFGPAAVLYRAIDEDDAVRIANDTSFGLGSYVFTTDPAQAERVADRIEAGMVYVNCVLADSPELPFGGVKRSGTSRELGLLAADEFVNKKLIRTA
- a CDS encoding NAD-dependent succinate-semialdehyde dehydrogenase — protein: MSITATDEQTLLDRIPTGLFIGGEWVEADGGRTFDVHDPSTNAVIRTIADASAADGINALDAAVAAQDEWAAAPARTRSDILRRAFDLVQAHKEDLALLMTLEMGKPLAEARGEVVYGGEFLRWFSEEAVRISGRYGANPEGTGRMIVSQRPVGPCFFITPWNFPFAMATRKIAPALAAGCTVVIKPPALTPLTTIFFTKLLEEAGLPKGVVNVVQTSSSSALSGPIIADPRLRKLSFTGSTEVGRRLIAQAAEGVLRVSMELGGNAPFVVFDDADLDKAVEGAMIAKFRNIGQACTAANRFIVHESVASEFADRVTARVNEMTVGRGTEEGVTIGPLIDADAVAKADALVGDAVQRGARVVTGGSAVAGVGTFYEPTVVVDVAAGSDILREEIFGPVLAIATFSEEQEAVRLANDTEYGLVSYVFTEDLARGHRMIDALETGMMGLNVGVVSNAAAPFGGVKQSGIGREGGAEGIHEFLSTKYTLIPN
- the gabT gene encoding 4-aminobutyrate--2-oxoglutarate transaminase; its protein translation is MTTIETTAIGGPALVQERRLVTALPGPRSREILARKADAVAAGVAHTVPIAAVAAGGGVVVDADGNSLIDLGSGIAVTTVGNAHPKVAAAVAAQAERITHTCFMISPYEEYVAVAEALNRLTPGDFAKKTALFNSGAEAVENAVKIARKHTGRQAVVAFEHGYHGRTNLTMALTAKSMPYKSGFGPFAPEVYRAPMSYPFRDGLSGADAAARALTQIEKQVGADNLAAMIIEPIQGEGGFIVPADGFLPVLADWCRAHGVVFIADEVQTGFARTGAMFASEHFGIEPDLITTAKGIAGGLPLAAVTGRAEIMDSAHPGGLGGTYGGNPIACAAALAALAVFEHDGLIERAAAIGEILTSRLAALRAADPRLGDVRGKGAMVAAEFVDPATGAPDAALTAAIAKAAIAEGVIVLTCGTFGNVIRFLPPLSIGDDLLNEGLDVIADALAAH
- a CDS encoding PucR family transcriptional regulator → MTEPTLRGLLATSDLGLRLVSDDADDLDRPLRWVHSTDLADPTPFLADDLVLLTTGSQFDGALSATEYVGRLAARGVVALGFGSGVHRTDIPADLIDACATAGLTLFEVPYRTPFIAVARAHAEAIAAQAYARRSWALETQRALAVAALRRHGLSSIVRELGHRLDAWVAMFDASGEPVLEHPPAGLPDSVRAALAQHVGEVLARGTETGRAVDLDGTAVQLFTLGRSRGLRGVIAIAAPPLDAEARAVVTSVIAMAGLALEQTDRIAADRRLLHTQVLASLRTDDPALAEAVLGVLPAPPILVGVALDARIEALEEWWERRRTERGSRALLAETDEGIAICAPDADAGLFDEAAAHFGIRIGVSDPADYSGFSEAFAQALGALRHDDSGDSGALHFSDVAGAGIRSALGTEDARLIAAARLAPLDADPGDLVRTLRVWLEHDARFESAATALGIHRHTLRTRIGQASRLLRMDLSSFPARAELWAMLTAAG
- a CDS encoding XRE family transcriptional regulator, which gives rise to MSAIETTEEADALTIGRRIRQLRTGRGMTLEELAAAVGRAPSQLSMIETGKREPKLTLLQGLAKALDTSIDALLAQEPLDKRSTIEIALERAMKGQTFRALGIAPFRIAKSLPSEALEAMLALHGEIERLRDERAATPEEARRANVELRHLMRRQDNYFADLEAKAAEILAAVEHSGGPLTQRTASEIAAYLGFTLHYASDLPQTTRSVADLVNGRLYLPQSVPNKGDARTAVLQALSSRILGHGEPRSYAEFLRQRVETNYLTGALLVPEEHVVPVLQEAKGRRAISIEDLRDAYSVSYETAAHRFTNLATRHLDIPVHFLKVHESGTITKAYENDDVNFPTDRLGAIEGQMCCRRWTSRAVFDIEDRFNPYFQYTDTGNGTYWCTARVEPSSEGLHSVSVGVRFDDTRWFVGRDTPNRGVSTHSVEACCRRAPADLEERWRQNSWPNVRTPRTLLATLPTGSFPGVDSTDVYEFLEAHAPAQG
- the aceB gene encoding malate synthase A, whose protein sequence is MTTPPAPPLTIPASPAAQAQGIHAQGPALRIVGPIHDRFDEILTPEALAFLTELHHRFAGRRHDRLAARMRRRFEIGNGHDPRFRDDTAHIRDDADWRVAGAGPGLEDRRVEITGPTDPKMTINALNSGAKVWLADQEDATSPTWQNVIGGQLSLRDAIRGELAFTSEEGKEYRVTAERTPTIVMRPRGWHLMEKHLEFTDRTGRAMAASGSLVDFGLYFFHNAQALIDAGRGPYFYLAKLESSEEAKLWDDVFTMAEDYLGIAHGTIRATVLIETLPAAFEMDEILFELRDHCAGLNAGRWDYIFSMIKNYRGRGARFVLPDRSQVTMTVPFMRAYTELLVQTCHKRGAFAIGGMSAFIPNRRDPEVTARAFEKVAADKKREAADGFDGTWVAHPDLIPTAQAEFDAVLGDRPNQLDRQRDDVQVRATDLIDVHIGLPITADGVRDNVSVAIRYIEAWLRGQGAVAIDGLMEDAATAEISRSQVWQWIHQDRTTDDGTPITTAYVEGLIAETLQGVERGEEDRFDDAAEVFRDVALREEFPAFLTLGAYSKHLVETD
- the rraA gene encoding ribonuclease E activity regulator RraA; this encodes MTEPTVEPTVESTADLYDRLGDALQSLPLQLRDFGGKVAFSGPIRTVRCLEDNSLMRSILETPGEGAVLVVDGEGSLNTALMGDMIAELAVQNGWAGVVIHGAVRDSAAIGMLPLGVKALGTNPRKSGKTGAGEADAVLEFGGVTFRPGAILHADQDGVLVEG
- a CDS encoding PIN domain-containing protein, whose translation is MGSLRDLFGEGLPFDDACADAYDLILERTVMAGASARAHVFDRMLAATAHVHRLALVTRDERAFAGIEDLVQIVRR